One Pelmatolapia mariae isolate MD_Pm_ZW linkage group LG1, Pm_UMD_F_2, whole genome shotgun sequence genomic window, GAATCCAATCAGCAGACATTATGTATTTAAAGATGTACCACATTTCCATTTTAATCAAACGACACTAATCATTGCCATCGGTTTGTTTTTATCTGCTTTGGTTTTGCATcgtgtttctgttgtttttggaaACAGTACTTTGATGATTATATTTGGCAGTGTGTTCGTGTGTTGATGTTCACTTTTGTATGTTCAATAAAACTGCATCATGCCGACTGTTGTTAACCTGCTAAACTTGAGGATTAATATTAGTAAATTAGTATCGTTCTCTCGGTTGGAAGGATgtaaaagttttgtttgtttgttttttacagtttaatGAATTTCCTGTATTAACCGTCCAGTTTTGTTGATCAATACAATAAGAGTAGCACAAATTACCAAGTTGGAAATAAGTAGACTTAGTAAGGAACCAAGTAAGAAAAAATATAGCACAAGCTAAGGTTTTACATGTGTTTCTTTCTAGAAGCAGAGCAGGAATTTATCTAAAGAGATGCAGctgaaataaaatcaatatGTCTTTGATATAAAGGCGAACTCGTCTGTTAGAAATTGTCACAGTTGGTGTGCGGTTGGATAGTTTGAGAGCCATTCGCTGGCTAAATCTTGAAAGTTAAGATGGAATACTATTAAAAACCTCTGTCAAGATTCAAGATTTGTATCTGCCATTTGCGCACAGGACAGGAAATGCACAACAGTCCATGCACACTGGAATTGTTATGCAGAGCTCTCTAGGTcaagtcacatttttaaaaggtaGAAACAGCAATTAAAGGAAAGTAGAGATCAAGCAAAGAGTGGAGCGATCTTCTAGTAGTATTCATGATAAAAAAagatatgttttttaaaaagtccgGGAAGTTAGGTCTCCCATGTTAACTTACGAAGTCCTGACAACGCGAGTACGAACTCGCATACTTGAATATTTAGAAACGGCCtaacagtctgcagtctatgaacaagctaacaatgttagctcggtggcgagtagccttcagtaatagtaataaaaatcacacagcaatagtacatcgaAGATACTGAAGTTTCGTCCATCCTATTCTTCTTATGAAGTGGTGTCGGAAACGCATTCCTGCCCGTGCACTGCTGCCTCTGTTGTGCTGCCTCTGGGTCCATCGTGTAACTGACGCCACCGACATTAGCAGGACgcttacattagagcctcttattgcgtgttttgtttgggtgtCCTGCAgtcagaatcagagaaactgAATTAATCCCAGATGGAAATAGAGTTATCCAACTGAACTGTTTATCCCATTGTACATTTGAAATGAGGTAAAGTAGTGCTGTGTTCTTTTaagtgttcagtgttttttgcTTTCCATCAGTCTGACAGTTGCAGGGAAGAAGCTGTTGAAAAGCTGCTGttgttctgtgtgtgatgaTGCTGTCCGCTCTGTTGTGTCTGAGCAGAGAGTGAGCTGGATGGTGTGAGTCCCTGATAATTCTCTGCTCTTTTTCAGCAGCGTTGTTGTGTACAGAGAGTacatggaaggaggttttgtcCCTATGATCGTCTCCGCAGACTTTATGACCCTTTGCAGAGCCTTCCTCTCTGCCTGTGTGGTGGTCCCGTACCAGACACTGATGCCTGTGGTGAGGATGCTCTCTACAAGTCCTCTGTAGGCCTGGGTGAGACGGTGATGATTCATGCCGGCTTTCCTGACCAGCCGATAGAAATAAAGCCTTTGCTGGGCGTTTTTCACTGTTGCTGTGGTGTTGAGAGTCCAGCTCAGGTCTGATGTAACCTGCAGGCCCAGGAATCTGTGGCCGTTGGCCCTCTCCACCTCTGTCCCTTTGATGATAAgaggctgcaggggaggggggggggggggggggggggttcttccTGAAATCCAGTATTACTTCCTTAGTCTTGTCCGTGTTGAGGATGAGGTCATTTTCCTCTCCATAGGCAAGAACACTATCTACCAGAGTCCTGTACCCAGACTCGTTCCCCCCCTTGATGAGCCCCAGGATGGTGGTGTCGCCAGCATATTTGATGACGATGGAGTTTTCCTGGGTGGAGACACAGTCATGGGTGTACAGGAGTTTGGGGCTGAGGCAGCGGCCCTGTCGAGATCCAGTGCTGACGGTGAGCTCAGCAGAAACGTGCCCTCCCATTCTCACCACCTGTGGTCTGTCTGTCAAAAAGTCCAGAATCCAGTTGCAAGTGGGAGTTGGGATGCCGAGGTCTGTCAGCTTCTCCATCAGCTTGCCCGggtggatggtgttgaaagctgAGCTCTAATCCAGGAAGTCCAGGAGGAGCATCTGCTGCTCTCCAGGTGTTGCAGAGTGGCTATTGCTGTTGCATCATCCACTGATCGATTGGGGCGGTATGCAAACTGGACGGGGGTCTATGGTGTCCAGGACCCTGTGGTTGATGTGTGTGAGAACCAGTTTTTTTTAGACACTTCATAACGACTGGTGTGAGGGCCACTGGCCTGAAGTCTTTCAGGGAGGATCTGTCCAGTCTTTGGGAACTGGTATAATGATGGAGGATTCAAAAATACATGGGACTACTGCCTGGGATAGTGACAGGTTGAAGATATCAGTGTACACAGCTACTTGTTCCCCACAGGCCTTCAAAACTCTGGGAGGAACTCCATCGGGTCCCACAGCCTTGTGGGGATTCACTTTTTTCAGAGCTATGTGATGCCACATTCATAAATAAGCACATTACTCATTTGCACTTCAGATGTCAGTCCCTTTAGTAACttcttattgttgttttttaagctaCTTAACATGGACCTATGAGTCTTTGAAGCTAAAATAAAcaactcagtgaagcagtgttgtgtttacacaGAACTTATAACACACAACAGCGAAGAACCATTTCAAATAGTATCTTTACTATTTTGTTACTGGCAGTCTGTCACAAAAACTGATATTTTGTTCATATTTCATTGGTTTCCCAGGTTAGTTTCCCTCTCAGacttttttatatttagttgaatctatgtaaaaataaatgaaagatttaaaaaaaaaaagtctgaaaggcataaaataacatttttgcaCCTACAAAAATGCTCAAGAATGGTTGTGTGGTAAATGGATTGGTTcctatatagtgcttttctaatatacctgagcactcaaaacaCGTTATACATTTTATctgagtgctttctatctaacattcctgctccaatggatgcatcagagagcaacttggagtTAGtctcttgcccaaggatacttgacatacagactggagcagccagggatcaaacccaccgattagtagatgacctgctctacctccttgGCAGCAACcccatttttcagcatgataatgatcccaaacacttTGCCAGTGCAGTCAAAgtatacctggatagaaaaacaaacactggaacagtatcagtcatggattgttCTCTCCAAAGCCCAGACCTGAACATTACTAAAGCAGTGTGGGAAAATCTGgacagagaatggaacaaaaggcagccaacgtCCAAAGAAGAGCAttgaatgtccttcaggaaCCCTGCAGAACCAtttctgaagactacttaaataaATTGCAACAGAgttctaagagagttcaggctgcatTGAAGAATGGATGTAGCCATACAAAAAATCTCATTTAGTATTTCCATTCATGCTTGCATGTTTCAGTAAAGTGCTGCACCTCATTTCCATTCTCCTCGAAAAATATTAAGAAATGAAGGGCATGGAAGAATGGAAGAAAAGCTTGCTCTGTGCACTGCTGAAACAACCTGCAGAGGTTTCCATCGTGGGCTTATCTCTCTGTGAGGAAAAGCTATAAATGTGCCTGAAAAAGCCTGAAACACTTGAAACCCATCACTCACTATGAAAAGTCAGCTGACTGACCCTTGGAATCAGCAAAGAGCTATGGAGCGATAGTATCAGAGCAATCCCTCAGACTGCATTCTTCTGGACAGAGAACTCTGATATTGTCCACTGGGATTGCCATACCTATCACAGCTGcagtcttctgcttcttctcaACCACCATTATGTCTGGCTAGTTGGCCAGTATGTCTGACTGGAACTTAAAGTCCCACAGGACCTTAGCCCTGTTCTTCTCAACCACTTTTGGTGGTGCCTCCCATCAGGAATTGAAGAACTGGCCTATTCTGTGCTTCTCTGATGTTGGCTTccagcctccttctccatggagagAAGTCCTGtcccatttttttaaaacatgttgttGCCATgtaattcaaaatgagctaatatcTGTCTCAAAATGGCACTTTTTCAGTTAAtcattttgatcattttgtatgtttttctgtattgtgttgtgaataaaataaagttaataaGATTTGCAAGTCATTGAATTTTTACTTACATTTAACACAGTTTCCCAACTTTATTAAAGTTGGGTTTATATACATATAGAACTGTACTCGATCTAAAATATGATGACCATATGAAATTTACATCCTGGCTGTAGGTGAGTGAGTGCTCCcaaaaaacaagagagaaaagtgtgaaaatgttcatgtctgtctgagaaaagtgtataaagtgtgtaaagaggggttttacagccccCGGATCCAGGGACGGCCTGTTTtgtatgagcctgggccacataaagcacataaaccaaaccataatcaggccagatatggcatgccatcacataaacagtgccatcattgccagacctagccaacatctggttgacatacaccctgccatgacaccagtcagtcagaagtatcagcttgacaccagatccgggccagacctgtctgctatgtgggcaGAGGCTACAGAATGTGAATGACGTTCAGCAGCTTCAAGCAACTATAGTAGAAACTTTACTTCCAGGTGAGTGATTGAAGCGACTGCTAATGAGAGACTCTGTTGATGACCTGCAGTAAATAATTTAGAGGGTTAACTAAACAACCAGAGCCTGAAATGTCCAAGCAACCAGCCACCAGCTCCAAAGAAATGTGAATCGCATAAAACTCCTCCTGTGATACTTCTGACTTCCACACACTTCTGGTGTTTTGTGGCATCATTCTTAAGCCAGTTGTGACAACATTTAATAATCTTCTCCCACTAGaagtttattaaaagaaaaagttttagGCCTAATTTTAAAGTTAGTGTCTGAACGCtgaaacagacataggaaatgtttCTGTAGCAGGGAATTCTGATTGCTGAGGAGTCTCTATCTGTAGGAGGACTCAGGGAAGTGCTCCGTTGGGATAATATGGTGTTAGGATTTCTTTGAGATattcacattttattaaaatcacTTCAGGAGTTAACATGGAGGCAGTGTTGTAAGCAAATTTCCACTTGTTTTCTGATACAACTGAACAAGCCAGTTAACTGTGTTTTGCTGCTCTGAATTTATATTTGAATATCAGCTGTGAAGGACCTTTTTGCAAACCTCTGACTCAATCATCatttcatcttttcagtcttaCAGATGTACTCAAAATAAAAAGCTCTTTTCACATTTGGTCGAGATGTGTTTCTTCAAACTGAAATGCTGTGAGTTGTGGCTTTACAAGTTCTGGTTGCCATAGAAACAAGGTTGTTAGAGCCTGGAGATGCACACCCTCAGaaagtttgaaaacataataagcgaagaaggaaaaaaaagacaacataaGAAAAGTGAACCAATAACTCTTTTTGAAAAATCTTCAACAGACAGCCATGTCTTCGAGGCCCAGAAGCCAGAAGCTGTTTCCACAGTAAGTTTTTGTGGAGTGTTTCTACTGTTTTTCTATGTGAAGCCCGATTCGGTAAATGTTGTATGCTAATTACTTTTTACTGTTCTTGCAGGAACACGTGTGGTTTGGGGGAAACGAAGAAACCCCATGATCAGAGTGTTGTCCTGTGTGAAGTACTGAAGGGAGAAAGACAGCTGGCAGAGCTTAAAGCCAAAGATGAGGAAGGCACACAGGTGTGAATTTGTCACTGGCATTTCTGGCAGTTTAAGGTTTATCAGGTAGCCAGTGTTAATGGTACATTCATAGATACTATATAAAAGACATAGCAAAGTGAAGCTAATGTGgcgttttgtgtatttttgaacTCATTTTTACTCAGTATTTAGGTGTCTGAGATATTAGTTCAGATAATTGGTTATAATTTGAGTTTTGCCATTTTTATTAGTCTTTAATGCTCTGGTTTCACGTTACAGTTTTAATGTCTTTGTCTTTAGTCctttgttcttgttgtttgtgtttaataTTTCTATTTCCATTCTTAGGCCAGTTGTCTGGCTTCTGTTCTTGGTTATGGTTTATtcgtatttaattcctttatttTAGTTATCATGCTTCCCCTGTGTTCCCCGGGCCTTCTTGTCTGATTTTCACGTTTtgttgcttcctgttttattttgttaatcttTCTCCATCTTGTTTTCTCCTGGttagtttcagctgttttcCCCAGTGTTTTTCATTTCCCCCGATTACCCCAATGTGTAATTAAACCTCTGTTTGCATTTGTTCGTTGTTGCCTTGTACTGTTTACCCGCCTGTGTGGCCTGGCCCTAGTTCAGCTTCACTTGATATCTCTTCAACACTGATGTTTTGGATATGAAGCAGTTGTTTCTTGAGATTCTGTTGATAGCTTTATGTCCCCAGTTTTAAGCTCTTTTCAAACACACGGTTTCACCATAAGTACCCTTAAGGCCTACTGTCCTGAAAGTCATCACAAGTATTCCCTTAGTAATGTAAACCTTTTCTACTTTGTGTGCATTTCTGTAGGAGCTAAAAAGTTTGAAGGACCGCACAAAGGAGCTGCAGGAGGACATTAATAAAATACAGGAGCGCTTTCAGGAAGCTTTTGTTGAGGTACTGTAGAAGACCATTTCACACAAGCTGAATTTCAGTTTTATGGTTGGAACGAAACTCAAATTGGACCTGAAACTGTGTAGGATGAAGATGCTGATGATGCTCTGGAGGAAGCGAAGGCAGACAGCAAAGAGTTCACTCAAAAGGAGGCAGAGTTAGAGAGGTTAAAGAAGGAGTACGCTGAACTGATGGAGTGGAGAGAGGAGCTACAGCATCAAGTTCAGAGGCATTCAATGTTCAAGGACTTCATGGAGCGTGTGCTTAAAATAACAAAGGTACAGTATTTTTATTCCATGCTAACAGTAAtcagttcatttaaataatgTCTTTATTGTCGGTGCACATGCatattgtatatatatacatatatatatatatatatatatatatatatatatatatatatatatatatatatatatatatatatatatatatatatatatatgtatatacatatatatatcactGTTTGGTGGAGTTTTGACTTTTGGATCCAAATCATTTTCACCCCTCAGCTGTTCCAGGCTAATGGGGTATTGTCGCTACCTCTTGGAGCGGGTGGGCGGCGTGGACAACTTGGTGAATGTAATAACTTGGCGACAAGTATGAGGCGACATATGATTTTGAAATTCATACCATAGCTGATCTACTACgtcattatttttttactcttatcTGTGTTTCTATTGTCCTGAActgtctgccagagggcagacTTTCAAACAAAGTGACCAGGGTGGGACGAACGTCTCATTAtggtgttttaattttaatttcattattaATGTCCTACTTTGAGGCAATAGGAATTGTCAAAGACTTTACAGGCGAGAGACGGGCATCTGATGATCTTCTGGGTGATGATGAGCACCCTTTAGAGCACTTTCTTCTCTGATGCTGTGCAGCTGTCAAATCTCATACAGATTAAATATGTCAATCTGCACTTTATGGAACAGCAAGAGAAGGACACCAGTTGTTTTTTAGTTGACTTGGTTCTTTCAGAGGATCCTCGGGACAAGAGCAGGGACATACAGACTGGCCCCGGTGTGGTAGAGGGTTAGCCCTGATGCTgggggagatgttgtccagtgTATCTGCTCTGCTTGTAGCTGATGGAGTTTAGGGATCACTGCTATTAAATCAGCATGGCTGAAGTCCTTGCTATGATGTGAACAGCCTTAGGATACATACTGTGACTGTGTGATGCAGATGAACAAGCATCAGCGTGGTGGAATATACACAGCAGTTATCACAACAGTACCAAACACTGTTTCAGAAATATCTCAGCTTAAATATTTGActatttatccatccatccattcgtgactcccatgttaaaataccAGCTTTACAGTATTAAAAAGCATGCAGTTAGAGTCTGCAGGAAAATATAGTCCCAGTGCTGTGTTGAGACAAGCACAGGTGAACTATTATCAGTCTAATAGCAGAACCCAAAAgctaaacaaaatacaaaaagggGAACACTGGAAACTAACGGCTAATGAGGAACAGGAACAAGAAGCAAAAACAGACAATGAGATGAAAACATAGGGGACGACAGAAGGGTGAGTGAAGGAAGCtgaaagtcaaaggggaaaatgAGACTGggaaaagtaaaactgaacagtAACCACGCAGAACAGGGAATACCGAAATAAAACAAGGATAAAACAATCTGCGGAGCCAATCAAAGGTTGCTCTTTGTATGAAAACGTGTGGGGAAAACCTGCTGTGTGTCAAACTCCAGCACAGAGAGCACAGAGCACCATCCATAAGTATTGTATCAATtattaatgatgataataatgatgttAAACAGTGATTCCTCCACCAGAAACACTGAAGATAAAGCTGCAAGCAAagctgtgtgtatgtctgtgtgttacAGTTTGAAAATGCTGAGGATCTCGCAGACTACGCAGAGAGTCTGCTCCATTTTCATGATCAGCTATACCAGAAGGAGATGAAGTTGCAGGATGAGGTCGACCAGCAGAAGAAAGCACTGTTAACCCTGCAGGACCAGCACAACTTGGCGGTGATGCAGAAAAACAGTCTGCTGTCTCAGCTCCAGACCGAGCTAGAGAAGACTCAGGCCGAAGCTCTCACATGGGTACCGGACACAATCCTGGATCACGGTCCTGCAGCAGAACTAAGGCTAGGTCAAATATACACTGTGAATGGCATTATGTGTTGCTGTCTTCATACAGGAACAAAAGTGGAACCACATTCAGGAAACAGCTGCAAAGAAGACACTAGAACTGGGAAAGATTAAGATGGTGATCCTAAACCTCTATGAAATGACAGCAGGTGCCATAGGAGAAAAGGAAGGAGTTGATATGAATGACACAGAGACGCAGCTGAACAAGGTAAACTCGCAGATCAGTTACTGACAAAGAGCTAGAGCAGCAGGAAATGATCAACATAACAGCCTGTTCCCTACCTTCTTCTTATAGCTGCAGATGTTCTCTGAGGACGAAAACGACATACTGAAACAATATCAAGCCAGACTGCAGGCAGCCAGCAATGGAAAGAAGCCAAACATGGACAAAGGGAACacaaaccccccccaaaaatgaACGCATATTCAGTTTCTTGGAATCATTTATTACTTCAAATAAAGGTTGAAAACATTGAGGTTTTTGAGCTGTTTTAAAACTGAATATGACTGAATAGTTAATATTTTAGCTAGGACGGGTAACTTCAATAATACCTGAAAATTCGATTCCATGTGCAATCAGCAGCTGATTAGTTACTTTGGAAAGGCTCCTTAGTTTGTCTTCCTGACTGTATTTATTCAGTTAGCAGTGGTGGAGCATTCAAGTGGAGCTACCTGTGACTGGTTTTAAtttattgattttgtttttcaatccAGCGCCTGTTTTATTAAACAGTAGAATCAGGACATATATGTGAACCCAGCTGTCATCCTTAATAggctgacacctcagacacacagctccACGTCTTAATGTTACAGTATTTAGGATGTGCACTCTCAGTGACATCAAAGGAGGCAAAACCTCATTATGTAGTCCTCATAATAAAGCAACGTGAGGCAATTGTAGTTGTGAATTGGcattacacacatatacatacatatacatacaatacTGTATATCCAGAAAGCCTACATGCAGATGGTTTTGGGTGTCCACGTGACTGTTATGCAAATCATTGAAAACACAGAGGACAACACTGCCACCCTGTGGACATCAAAGAGTATTAAATTTACTCAGTGAACGAGCCCATTTATTTTCTTGGGCTGGTTAGACGTGCTTCTAATTAATAGTTAAGTAGAAGCATGTTGGATATTTGCTGAGGTTGTTGCATCTCTTAATCACAAGATGTTTACTCAGAACGCAGCAAAGCTCACACACAAAGGCACAGCGATGTGAATACAGTCCAGTGCAGTTGTGAGTAACACATCAGTGTAGATGTCTGTTGGTTTGAACTAATAAAAATGTGACATGAGATTGTTTTTGGTGTCAGTTCTAAAGCTCCCTG contains:
- the LOC134624334 gene encoding coiled-coil domain-containing protein 42 homolog; the encoded protein is MSSRPRSQKLFPQNTCGLGETKKPHDQSVVLCEVLKGERQLAELKAKDEEGTQELKSLKDRTKELQEDINKIQERFQEAFVEDEDADDALEEAKADSKEFTQKEAELERLKKEYAELMEWREELQHQVQRHSMFKDFMERVLKITKFENAEDLADYAESLLHFHDQLYQKEMKLQDEVDQQKKALLTLQDQHNLAVMQKNSLLSQLQTELEKTQAEALTWEQKWNHIQETAAKKTLELGKIKMVILNLYEMTAGAIGEKEGVDMNDTETQLNKLQMFSEDENDILKQYQARLQAASNGKKPNMDKGNTNPPQK